Within the Bacillus sp. FSL K6-3431 genome, the region TCATTATGCCACTGATCATTGATTTTTTTAATTTCTCTAAGGTCGCATTTTGGCTTTCTATCATACGTGACAAGCCCGTTTATTTCTTGCTCGACATCGGTTAATTGCGTATAGCAATAGCCATGCAATACCTCTGATTGATACACATGTTCCATAATACGTGTATAATCTGCGAGGAATTCTTCAGTGCCTGATACGGATGTATAGCCCCAACCACTTTCTTCGCCAACTTTGTAGCCAATGCCACCAAATTCAGTCAAGAGAATTGGTTCGTCATTATATTGAAATCCTTGCGCATAGATGGTACGTTTCGCAGGCATGGATTGTAAAATATCTTCTTTTGTGAATAAGGATTGTTTAAATGCTTCTTGTTTCGCCAGTTCGTCTTTTCCTCCATGGTTGTAATTATGAACAGCACAAATATCGGTTCTTGTTAGCTCCCACCCATCATTAGAAATGACGAGCCTTGTTGTATCCAATGATTTGATTAAATGATACATCGCCAATGAATGATTTTGCTGTTGTTTATCACTTCTCACATTCGGAATGCCCCAGCTCTCATTTAAAGGAACCCACGTAATAATCGAGGGATGGTTGTAATCTCTTTCCACTGCTTCTAGCCATTCTTTAGTTAAACGCGACGCCGCTTTTTCACTATAAGAAGCAGAAGCAGCACATTCACTCCATACGAGGAAGCCTAAACGATCTGCCCAATAAAAGAAGCGAGGATCTTCTATTTTTTGATGTTTACGACAGCCATTGAAGCCCATATCTTTCGCAAGCTCAATGTCTTTCACAAATGCCTTATCTGTTGGTGCGGTAAGCAATCCTTCTGGCCAATATCCTTGGTCTAATACAAGCTTTTGGTAGTACGGTTTATTATTAAGATAAACCATCCCGTTTTCTGTATGGACTTTGCGCATACCAAAATAGGAATCAATTTTATCTAATACTTGATCATCTTCTTTTAATGTAATCACACAATCGAATAGATTCGGATTTTCTGGTGTCCAGCACCAACCATCATGATGGTAACCTGTTC harbors:
- a CDS encoding glycoside hydrolase family 2 protein — translated: MRRPEYPRPQLVRDEWVNLNGAWKFSYDDKNIGLEQGWHQDPSALNETIEVPFAYQTELSGIHDPSFHDWVWYSRQFTVPVDWKEKQIKLHFGAVDYRAWIYVNGEYVGFHEGGGTSFSFDVTHCLTGKEETVTVRVHDPSKDETIPRGKQFWEEKPASIWYTRTTGIWQTVWLEAVHPTHLSSIKFTPDIDAGDVQLEWEVTGDYIGKQVEIEISFKNKIVTKDTITLQEDYTKRSLNVFNHKIFRTGYHHDGWCWTPENPNLFDCVITLKEDDQVLDKIDSYFGMRKVHTENGMVYLNNKPYYQKLVLDQGYWPEGLLTAPTDKAFVKDIELAKDMGFNGCRKHQKIEDPRFFYWADRLGFLVWSECAASASYSEKAASRLTKEWLEAVERDYNHPSIITWVPLNESWGIPNVRSDKQQQNHSLAMYHLIKSLDTTRLVISNDGWELTRTDICAVHNYNHGGKDELAKQEAFKQSLFTKEDILQSMPAKRTIYAQGFQYNDEPILLTEFGGIGYKVGEESGWGYTSVSGTEEFLADYTRIMEHVYQSEVLHGYCYTQLTDVEQEINGLVTYDRKPKCDLREIKKINDQWHNDIIKKGE